CGCCGCGACGAAATCGTCGTCGCGATACGCCACCACCGCTTCCGCGCCACATGCACGCACGAGCGCGGCCTTGGCCGCCGATCCGACCGTGCCGATCACGCGCGCGCCGAGCGCGCTCGCCCACTGCGTGACCAGCAGGCCGACGCCGCCGGCCGCCGCGTGGACGAGCACGCTGTCGCCGGCCGCCACCTGCCGCACGCGGTGCAACAGCATGTAGACGGTGATCCCCTTCAACAGGCCGCCGGCCACCGTTTCGTCGCTCACGCCGTCTGGCACCGGCACCACGCGCTCGGCGGGCAGCGTGCGCAGGCTCGCGTAGCTGCCGGTCGGCAAGCCCGCGTATGCGACGCGCTGGCCGGCGACGACGGCGTCCACGCCCGGCCCGACCGCGTCGATCACGCCCGCCGCCTCGACACCCAGCACGCCCGGCAGCGCCGGCAGCGGATGCGCGCCGCTGCGGAAATAGATATCGACGAAATTCACGCCGACCGCGGTCTGGCGAATCCGCACCTCGCCCGCGCCGGGCGGCGCAACGTGCGCCTCCACGCGGCGCAGCACGCCGGCGTCGCCATGGCGGTCGATCCCGATGCGGATCGCGGTTTCAGTTCGGGTCATGGCATTCCTCGCGTTCGTATGAAGTGACGCGATGATCCCATCGTGCATAATCGAGCGGAATTCCCATTTCCCGCCCACTTCCTGTGCAAAATTCGACCGATCCATCCAGCGGTTCCGCGCCGGCGATGAGCTGGGACGACATCCGCTACTTCCTCGCGGTGATGCGCGGCGGCAGCCTGTCGGCCGCCGCGCGGGCGCTGCGGGTCCAGCATTCGACGGTCGCGCGGCGCATCGACGCGCTGGAGCACGCGCTCGGCATCCGGCTGTTCGATCGGCTGCCGCGCGGCTGGCCGCCGACCGACGAAGGCCTGCATCTGGCCGCGCACGCCGCGCGCCTCGAAGCGGACGCGCATGCGTTCGCGCGCGCGGCGCAGGGCGCGGCGGACCTGGACGGCGTCGTGCGCGTGTCGGCGTCGCCGGTCTTCGCGAGCCACTTCCTCGCGCCGCGGCTCGCGCGGGCGCAGCGCGCGTGGCCCCGGCTGCGGATCGACCTGATCGGCGAGATGCACGCGGCCAACCTGTACGCGCGCGAAGCCGACCTCGCGGTGCGCCTGTCGCGTCCGCAGGAGCCGGGGCTCGCCGCGCGCCGGCTCGGCACGATGCGCTTCGTGCTGTGCGCGACGCCCGATTGGGCCGCCGCCCCGCCCGACACGTGGCAGTTTCTCGGTTACGACGACGCGCTCGCGCAGACGCCGCAGCAGCAATGGCTCGAACGGTTCGCGGCCGGACGCCGCTTCGCGTTCGTGTCGAACGATCTGGCGACGCTGCACCGCGCGTGCCTGGCCGGCGCGGGCATTGCGCTGCTGCCGCGCTTTCTAATTGATGGCTCGCTTGAGTCAACTGCCTCGCCCCCGCCCGCGTCGCTCGTCGAGCTGACGTCGACGCCCCGCTGCGACATCGAGCGCGAGATCTGGCTCGTCGTGCACCCGGACGTGCGCCGCTCGCCGCGCGTGCAGACCGTCGCGGACGCGATCGCCGACGCGATCCGCGCGGCCGACGGCGCGCTGTAGCGCCCGGGCCCCCTTTACCGGTTTGCCGTCCGAACTCATAGTAGAGGCCTCACGCGCCATCACACCGCCATGCCCACCACTCCCGACACCGTTTCATGCATCGTCCGCGACTCGACCGACGGCGACCTCGACGCGATCCAAGCGATCTACGCGCACCACGTGCGCCACAGTGTCGCGTCGTTCGAGGAGACCCCGCCCGACGTCGCCGAGCTACGCGCACGCCGCGACACGGTGCTGCGCCACGGCCTGCCGCACCTCGTCGCCGAGCACGACGGCCGGGTCGCCGGCTACACGTACGCGACGCCGTACCGTACGCGCAGCGCCTACCGCTACACGATCGAGGACTCGATCTACATCGACGACGCACGGCGCGGACGCGGCATCGGGCGGGCGTTGCTCGCGGCGTTGATCGCACGCTGCGAAGCCGGCCCCTGGCGGCAGATGGTTGCGGTGATCGCCGACGGCGGCACCGGCGGCTCGACGTCGCTGCATCGCGCGTTCGGCTTCGAGCCGATCGGCACGCTGAAGGCGGTCGGCTTCAAGCACGGCCGCTGGATCGACACCGCGCTGCTGCAGCGGCCGCTCGGCGAAGGCGCGCACGACGCGCCCCGCCCCCGCCCGTAACCGGCCCGCGCCGGCCTGTCATCTCCGAAGCGCACCCCGTCGCGCTAGAATGGCCGCATGCCAAAACCGACTCACACCACACCTGACGAGGCCGCTGCGGAGACCCGCAACGAGTACACGGTCGACGAGCTCGCGCGCGTGTCCGACACCACCGTGCGCAACGTCCGCGCGTACCAGGATCGCGGCCTGCTCGCGCCGCCCGAGAAGCGCGGCCGCGTCGGCATCTACGACGACACGCACGTCGCCCGCCTGAAGGTCATCAACCATCTGCTGGCGCGCGGCTACACGCTGTCGAACATCCAGGACCTGATCATGGCGATCGACGAGGGCCACGACCTGCGCTCGATCCTCGGCCTGGAAAACGCGATCGGCGGCCGCTGGTCGCACGAGCGGCCGAAGACGTACTCGCTCGCCGCGCTCGCGCAGATGTTCGGCCCGCAAACGCCCGCGCAGCTCGCGCGCGTGACCGAGCTCGGCCTGCTCGAGCGGCACGGCCTGTCGTTCGTCGCGAAGAGCCCCGCGCTGCTCGAGGCGGCGGCCGCGATGGCGAAGGAAGGCATTCCGCCGCGCGAGCTGCTCGACATGATCAGCGTCGCGCGCCCGCATTTCGACGCGATCGCGCGGCTGCTGGTCGATCTCGTCGTGAAGCGGCTCGACCGCTACGACGCCGGCGCGCTGCCGCCGCCGACCGACGTGCCCGCGCTCGTCGACGCGATCTGGCGCCTGCGCCCGCTCGCGGCCGTGTTCGTCGAAGGCGAGATGAACCGCGCGCTCGAAACCGCGGCGAGCGCGTACCTCGGCGGCCGCGTCGCGACCATCCTCGACAGGAAGCTCAGCGACGAGGCCGCGCGGCAGGCCGGCGCGCCCGATCGGCAAGGCGACGGCGACAAAGCATAGGCGCGCCGGCGTCATATTGATATCGGCAATGCTTCGTTGGTCGCCGATATCGCCCATGCGACGATTCTTCCAACCGAGCGGCACACCCGCCGCTCGCCCGAAGACGTTTCGCATGGAGTCCGCAAGATGATTCGTTTCACCCGCTGGATCACCCGCACCGCTGCCGCGACGCTCGTCGCGGTTTCCGCCGCATCTACGTTCGCGCAAGGCGGCGCCGACCCGGTCGTGCGCATCGGCTATCAGAAGGCCGGCCTGCTGTCGGTCGTCAAGGCGCAAGGCGCGCTCGAGACGCGGCTCAAGCCGCTCGGCTACCGCGTCCAGTGGTTCGAATTCCCGGCGGGCCCGCAACTGCTCGAAGCGCTGAATGCGAACAGCATCGACTTCGGCTATACCGGCGCGCCGCCGCCCGTGTTCGCGCAGGCGGCCGGCGTGCGCTTCGTGTACGTCGGCGCGGAGCCGCCGGCGCCGCACAACGAGGCGGTGGTCGTGAAGCCCGATTCGCCGATCAAGTCGGTGGCCGACTTGCGCGGCAAGAAAGTCGCACTGCAGAAGGGCTCCAGCGCGAACTACCTGCTGCTGAAGGCGCTGCAGAAAGCCGGCGTGCGCTACGACGAGATCCGTCCGGTCTACCTGCCGCCCGCCGACGCGCGCGCCGCGTTCGAAAGCGGCAACGTCGATGCGTGGGCGATCTGGGATCCCTATTACGCGGCCGCGCAGGACACGCTGAAGGTCCGCACGCTGTCCGATTACACGGGCCTCACGCCGACCAGCAACTTCTACGAGGCGACGCGCACGTTCGCCGAACAGCATGCGGACGTGGTCGGCACGATCCTGCAGCAGGCGCGCGCGACCGGCCTGTGGGTCAACGGGCATCCGGCCGAGACCGCCGCGCTGCTCGCGCCGAAGGTCGGCCTGTCCGAGCCGCTCGTCGAGGCGTGGATCAAGCGCGTGCCGTTCGGCGCGGTGCCGATCGACGAGAACATCGTGGCCGTGCAGCAGCGCGTGGCCGACGCGTTTTATGCAGCGAAGCTGATTCCGCAGAAGCTGAGCGTGGCGGAGAATGCGTGGACGGACAAGCGCGTGGCGACCGCGCTGGCGGCGAAGTAATACACGCGGCGGCATCCGCTCGAATCAGGCCGACGGGCGCCCTGCCCGTCGGCCTTCGTGCTTCATCGGTGCCGCGCGCTGCGATACACGCGCTCTGCGTCTGCTGTGCGGACGTCGCACGCAAGCCGCCATCGGCGAACGCTCGCGGCCACCGACCTTGCCGGCTGCGCGACGCGCGCACGACGCGCCACCTCAGCGTCCAGCCACCTTCTTCTGGCGCCACAGACACAGCAGATCGCATGCGACGTGCGCGGCCGCGATCGCCGTGATGTCCGCATGGTCGTAGGCCGGCGCGACCTCGACCACATCCGCGCCGATCAGATCCACCGCGCCGAGCCCGCGCACGATCGCCAGCGCCTGCGCGGACGACAGCCCGCCGGCAACCGGCGTGCCCGTGCCCGGCGCAAAGGCCGGATCGAGGCAGTCGATGTCGAACGTCAGATAGGCAGGCCGCGCGCCGACGATCCCGACGATGCGCTCGACCGCCGCGCGCGCGCCATGGTCATGCACCCACGCGGCATCGAGCCGCTCGATGCCGAGGAAGTCGTCGTTCCACGTGCGGATGCCGACCTGCACCGACGTCGCCGGATCGATCAGCCCTTCCTTCACCGCCTTGTAGAACATCGTGCCGTGATTGAGGCTGTCCGGTTCGTCGTCGGCCCAGGTATCGCAATGCGCGTCGAAATGAATCAGCGACAGCGGACGGCCGTAGCGCTCCGCATGCGCGACCAGCAGCGGATAGGTGATGAAGTGGTCGCCGCCGAGCGTGAGCATCTTCGCGCCCGAGCGCAGGATCGTGCGCGCATGCTCGACGATCGCCGGCTTGATCGACAGCGGATTGTGCGCGTCGAACCAGCAGTCGCCGTAGTCGACGGCCGCGAGATCGTCGAACGGGTCGAAGCCCCACGGATACGGATGCAGCTCCGCGAGCTGCACGCTCGCCGCGCGGATCGCGGCCGGCCCGAGCCGCGCGCCGGAGCGATAGGTCGTCGCGAGATCGAGCGGCACGCCGGAAATCGCGACGTCGACGCCGTCGAGCACACGCGAATAGTTGCGGCGCATGAACGACAGCACGCCCGCGTAGGTGTTCTCGATCGACGAGCCGTACGGCGTCGTGCGACGGATCGCGCCGTCGCCATGCAGAAGTTCGGTCATGGTGGAACCTGTCATGCGTGGAATGCGTGGAGGCCGTCCTGCGCAATGGCGCGGGCCGGGCACGGGTTCATCGGGCTCGCACCGGCGCGCATCGCTACGCACGGCCGGGCGGGACAACGTCAATACCGGAAGCGAGCATAGCAAGGCGGACCGCAACCCTTGCCCCGGCGCGACCGGGGCAACGTGCAAAAAAACCGCTTGGTCACGCCGCTCGCGCGCCGTCGTTTCCTAGAGGGATTCGCCGGTTTTCGCGCGCCGTTTGTTCCCGATAATGCGTGCAGCCGCGCGCTCGCCCGCGCGCCGTCCATCGCAAACCATCGCAGACCACCACGATCCGGAGACACCGCGTTGATCGCCACGCTTCCCGCCGCCTATCGCCGCCTCTGGCCGCTCGCCGTCGCCGCCGCGCTCGCGTACGGCCTGTCGCTCGCCGCCGCACCCTATCCCGGCCAAGCCGCCGCGAAGGCCGCGATGGGCGTGCTGCTGCTCGCGGCGGCCTGGGCGTGCGACGCGCCGCGCGAACGCGCGTGGTTGTGCGCGGCGCTCGCGGCCGCCGTGCTCGGCGACGTGCTGCTCGCGCTGCCCGGCTGGCCGCCGTCGTTCGTCGGCGGGCTCGGCGCGTTCCTGCTCACGCATCTGGGCTATTGCGCGATTTTCCTGCGCTGGCGCGCGCGCCCGCACGGCTGGCGCGTCGGCGCTTCGATCGCGCTGTGGATCGCGGCGGCCGCCTGCTACGTCGCGTTCTTCGCACACCTCGGCGATCTGCTCGTACCGGTGGCCATCTACATGCTCGTGCTGTGCGCGATGGCGAGCTTCGCGCTCGCCGCACGCACCCGCGGCCCGCTCGTCGCACTCGGCAGCCTGATCTTCGT
The sequence above is drawn from the Burkholderia ubonensis genome and encodes:
- a CDS encoding MerR family transcriptional regulator, which translates into the protein MPKPTHTTPDEAAAETRNEYTVDELARVSDTTVRNVRAYQDRGLLAPPEKRGRVGIYDDTHVARLKVINHLLARGYTLSNIQDLIMAIDEGHDLRSILGLENAIGGRWSHERPKTYSLAALAQMFGPQTPAQLARVTELGLLERHGLSFVAKSPALLEAAAAMAKEGIPPRELLDMISVARPHFDAIARLLVDLVVKRLDRYDAGALPPPTDVPALVDAIWRLRPLAAVFVEGEMNRALETAASAYLGGRVATILDRKLSDEAARQAGAPDRQGDGDKA
- a CDS encoding lysoplasmalogenase, producing MIATLPAAYRRLWPLAVAAALAYGLSLAAAPYPGQAAAKAAMGVLLLAAAWACDAPRERAWLCAALAAAVLGDVLLALPGWPPSFVGGLGAFLLTHLGYCAIFLRWRARPHGWRVGASIALWIAAAACYVAFFAHLGDLLVPVAIYMLVLCAMASFALAARTRGPLVALGSLIFVGSDTLIGVGRFLGGFAGIDYLIWALYALAQVTIVAGVFHETTGATIRP
- a CDS encoding sulfonate ABC transporter substrate-binding protein, which codes for MIRFTRWITRTAAATLVAVSAASTFAQGGADPVVRIGYQKAGLLSVVKAQGALETRLKPLGYRVQWFEFPAGPQLLEALNANSIDFGYTGAPPPVFAQAAGVRFVYVGAEPPAPHNEAVVVKPDSPIKSVADLRGKKVALQKGSSANYLLLKALQKAGVRYDEIRPVYLPPADARAAFESGNVDAWAIWDPYYAAAQDTLKVRTLSDYTGLTPTSNFYEATRTFAEQHADVVGTILQQARATGLWVNGHPAETAALLAPKVGLSEPLVEAWIKRVPFGAVPIDENIVAVQQRVADAFYAAKLIPQKLSVAENAWTDKRVATALAAK
- a CDS encoding GNAT family N-acetyltransferase → MPTTPDTVSCIVRDSTDGDLDAIQAIYAHHVRHSVASFEETPPDVAELRARRDTVLRHGLPHLVAEHDGRVAGYTYATPYRTRSAYRYTIEDSIYIDDARRGRGIGRALLAALIARCEAGPWRQMVAVIADGGTGGSTSLHRAFGFEPIGTLKAVGFKHGRWIDTALLQRPLGEGAHDAPRPRP
- a CDS encoding LysR family transcriptional regulator — encoded protein: MSWDDIRYFLAVMRGGSLSAAARALRVQHSTVARRIDALEHALGIRLFDRLPRGWPPTDEGLHLAAHAARLEADAHAFARAAQGAADLDGVVRVSASPVFASHFLAPRLARAQRAWPRLRIDLIGEMHAANLYAREADLAVRLSRPQEPGLAARRLGTMRFVLCATPDWAAAPPDTWQFLGYDDALAQTPQQQWLERFAAGRRFAFVSNDLATLHRACLAGAGIALLPRFLIDGSLESTASPPPASLVELTSTPRCDIEREIWLVVHPDVRRSPRVQTVADAIADAIRAADGAL
- a CDS encoding quinone oxidoreductase family protein; translated protein: MTRTETAIRIGIDRHGDAGVLRRVEAHVAPPGAGEVRIRQTAVGVNFVDIYFRSGAHPLPALPGVLGVEAAGVIDAVGPGVDAVVAGQRVAYAGLPTGSYASLRTLPAERVVPVPDGVSDETVAGGLLKGITVYMLLHRVRQVAAGDSVLVHAAAGGVGLLVTQWASALGARVIGTVGSAAKAALVRACGAEAVVAYRDDDFVAAARAFGGGAGVDYAIDGIGGDVLTRTLGAVRPFGMVASIGQVAAVGARQTIDLDELGPARSIALARPSVLGFIARDVAGYREAARVTLERLAGGMRVEIGARLPLGQAADAHRMLEARATTGAVVLVP
- the speB gene encoding agmatinase, with the translated sequence MTELLHGDGAIRRTTPYGSSIENTYAGVLSFMRRNYSRVLDGVDVAISGVPLDLATTYRSGARLGPAAIRAASVQLAELHPYPWGFDPFDDLAAVDYGDCWFDAHNPLSIKPAIVEHARTILRSGAKMLTLGGDHFITYPLLVAHAERYGRPLSLIHFDAHCDTWADDEPDSLNHGTMFYKAVKEGLIDPATSVQVGIRTWNDDFLGIERLDAAWVHDHGARAAVERIVGIVGARPAYLTFDIDCLDPAFAPGTGTPVAGGLSSAQALAIVRGLGAVDLIGADVVEVAPAYDHADITAIAAAHVACDLLCLWRQKKVAGR